The Ruficoccus amylovorans genome has a segment encoding these proteins:
- the argA gene encoding amino-acid N-acetyltransferase, with the protein MPSDTKTTLKPTDLRGILEYVPQFRDHVFVIALDGSIIDDENFSNVITDIAVLRSLNIDIVLVHGIGRQIKRLSEECGIPISDAHGSGATDGPTLEMATAASSEVLEVLTRALTQNGLRYVVTNAVRATETGVIRGKDLGYTGKIEKLDEKLIRLMLSEGVVPVFSPLACDRDGQPYRLNSDQLASELAIRLKASKLIYLTPFPGLVVDGEPVMNIPLDELQSLITKHKKSLDERLLSKAAYAARTLEAGTPRAHILDGRIFGGLLTEIFDKVGLGTMIHANDYQQIRAARKKDAASIFAITRNAAKSETLRTRTRHAIEEAIGNFYVYEIDESIVGCFSLVPLDGKTVELGAVLVQPFYQGRGVGKKLVEFACLEARRMKADRVVALSTQAGNFFRDSAGFAEGTQDDLPKARREDYIGNSRHSKVYVKRLAPARKKRARRA; encoded by the coding sequence ATGCCTTCGGACACGAAGACCACCCTCAAGCCGACCGACTTGCGCGGCATCCTCGAATACGTGCCGCAGTTCCGCGACCACGTGTTTGTGATCGCGCTGGACGGCTCGATCATCGACGACGAGAACTTCTCCAACGTCATTACGGACATCGCCGTGCTGCGCAGCCTGAACATCGACATCGTGCTGGTGCACGGGATCGGGCGGCAGATCAAGCGTCTGTCTGAGGAGTGCGGCATCCCGATCAGCGACGCCCACGGCAGCGGAGCCACCGACGGCCCGACGCTGGAGATGGCGACGGCGGCCAGCTCCGAGGTGCTGGAGGTGCTCACCCGCGCGTTGACCCAGAACGGCCTGCGCTACGTCGTCACCAACGCCGTGCGCGCCACCGAGACGGGCGTCATCCGGGGCAAGGATCTCGGCTATACCGGCAAGATTGAGAAACTCGATGAAAAGCTCATCCGGCTCATGCTTTCCGAAGGGGTCGTACCGGTTTTTTCTCCGCTGGCCTGTGACCGCGACGGGCAGCCCTACCGGCTCAACTCCGACCAACTCGCCAGCGAACTGGCCATCCGCCTGAAAGCCTCCAAGCTTATTTACCTGACGCCTTTCCCAGGTCTCGTGGTGGACGGGGAGCCGGTCATGAACATCCCGCTGGACGAGCTTCAGTCGCTCATCACCAAGCACAAAAAGAGCCTCGACGAGCGCCTGCTTTCCAAGGCCGCCTACGCAGCCCGGACGCTTGAGGCGGGCACCCCGCGCGCCCACATCCTCGACGGGCGCATCTTCGGCGGACTTTTGACCGAGATTTTCGACAAGGTCGGCCTCGGCACCATGATCCACGCCAACGATTACCAGCAGATCCGTGCCGCCCGCAAAAAAGACGCCGCCAGCATCTTTGCCATCACCCGCAATGCCGCCAAAAGCGAAACCCTGCGCACCCGCACCCGCCACGCCATCGAAGAGGCCATCGGCAACTTTTATGTGTACGAAATCGACGAGAGCATCGTGGGCTGCTTCAGCCTTGTCCCGCTCGATGGCAAGACGGTCGAGCTTGGGGCCGTCCTCGTGCAGCCCTTTTACCAGGGCCGGGGCGTGGGCAAAAAGCTGGTCGAGTTTGCCTGCCTCGAAGCCCGCCGCATGAAGGCCGACCGCGTCGTCGCGCTCAGTACGCAGGCGGGGAATTTCTTCCGCGATTCGGCCGGATTCGCCGAAGGCACGCAGGACGACCTCCCCAAGGCCCGCCGCGAGGACTACATCGGCAACTCCCGCCACTCGAAGGTTTACGTCAAACGTCTCGCTCCCGCCCGCAAAAAACGCGCCCGCCGGGCCTGA
- a CDS encoding LysR family transcriptional regulator, with protein sequence MVNSLPKVDPEWLVTFLTIAECGGVLAASRAMHVSQPALSARLRRLEDAVGQALFDRSAQGMTLTEAGRRLLPVARKLPKVLREAVEAVDPAAGMRLAGPLRLSASTTLADFVLPQLLAEYARTRGVPGLELRVGNTDEVLGAVRSGRVALGAVEGLRRAAGLHLEPFANDEIIPVYSPDRLPRDLQKKLQKVTRVRDLAGLPLLWREPGSGTRRVVEDAFRRRGVPVSELRTDFVLGGTLALRGAALAGLGVAFLPRRTIGQELALGRLAVLEKPGLRVRRTFSWVMVSGTLPAELEAFRHWANARVRSDDAL encoded by the coding sequence ATGGTAAATTCCCTCCCCAAGGTCGATCCGGAGTGGCTGGTCACATTCCTGACCATCGCCGAGTGTGGTGGTGTGCTGGCCGCTTCACGTGCCATGCACGTTTCCCAGCCTGCGCTCTCGGCCCGGCTGCGGCGGTTGGAGGATGCCGTCGGGCAGGCGCTGTTTGACCGCTCGGCGCAGGGGATGACATTGACCGAGGCGGGGCGGCGTCTGCTGCCGGTGGCGCGAAAGTTGCCCAAGGTCCTGCGTGAAGCGGTCGAGGCGGTCGATCCGGCGGCGGGGATGCGCCTGGCCGGGCCTCTGCGGCTATCGGCCAGCACGACGCTGGCGGATTTCGTGTTGCCGCAACTTCTGGCCGAGTATGCCCGCACGCGGGGCGTGCCGGGGCTGGAGTTGCGCGTCGGCAACACCGACGAAGTCCTTGGGGCCGTGCGCAGCGGACGCGTTGCGCTGGGCGCGGTCGAGGGGCTGAGGCGGGCGGCGGGCCTTCACCTGGAGCCCTTTGCTAACGACGAGATTATCCCGGTGTACTCCCCGGACCGGTTGCCGCGCGACCTTCAGAAAAAGCTGCAAAAAGTGACCCGTGTCCGCGACCTGGCGGGTCTCCCCCTTCTATGGCGTGAGCCTGGGTCGGGGACGCGCCGGGTCGTCGAGGACGCTTTCCGTCGCCGGGGCGTTCCGGTTTCGGAACTGAGGACCGACTTCGTGCTCGGGGGGACGCTGGCCCTGCGCGGTGCGGCGCTGGCCGGACTGGGGGTCGCCTTCCTGCCCCGGCGCACCATCGGGCAGGAGTTGGCGCTGGGCCGTCTGGCCGTGCTGGAAAAACCGGGACTGCGCGTGCGGCGGACGTTTTCCTGGGTGATGGTTTCGGGCACGCTCCCTGCCGAACTGGAAGCCTTCCGTCACTGGGCCAATGCCCGCGTCCGCAGCGATGACGCGCTTTAG
- a CDS encoding YeiH family protein, whose translation MPEDTDAPGHMPRTAWLLPVGTLACAGFGAPAALALALGIGAAFAGANTAPERWHHRAHWLLQLSVIALGAGIELPAVARAGLDGLGVTLVSISAILVIGNLVGRALGVPRHTRLLISAGTAICGGSAIAAVAGVLKPRQHETAAALGIVFILNAVALVLFPFIGRLLHMSEPAFGWWAALAIHDTSSVVGAGLAYGPQALTLATTIKLARALWIVPVAFFIAHLENRQNRADNREPASGTAAGSKFPWFILGFIALAALRWTLPGFAPAGDWIALAGRHCLSASLFLIGAGLSPLALRKVGWSPALLGLGIWIPTAAIALLFAVLWK comes from the coding sequence ATGCCAGAAGACACAGACGCACCGGGACACATGCCCCGCACAGCTTGGTTGCTGCCCGTCGGGACATTGGCCTGCGCCGGGTTCGGCGCTCCGGCGGCGCTCGCTCTGGCGCTCGGGATCGGGGCGGCCTTCGCGGGGGCCAACACCGCCCCGGAGCGCTGGCATCACCGCGCCCACTGGCTGCTTCAGCTCTCGGTCATCGCACTGGGAGCCGGAATCGAACTGCCAGCGGTGGCACGAGCCGGGCTGGACGGGCTGGGCGTCACCCTGGTCAGCATCAGCGCCATCCTCGTGATCGGGAACCTGGTCGGGCGAGCGTTGGGCGTCCCCCGTCACACCCGGCTATTAATCAGCGCCGGGACGGCCATCTGCGGCGGGAGCGCCATCGCCGCTGTCGCCGGCGTGCTCAAGCCCCGCCAGCACGAGACAGCCGCCGCGCTGGGGATTGTGTTTATCCTGAACGCCGTGGCGCTGGTACTTTTTCCCTTTATCGGGCGCCTCCTGCACATGAGCGAACCGGCCTTTGGCTGGTGGGCGGCACTGGCCATTCACGACACCAGCTCGGTCGTCGGGGCGGGCTTGGCCTACGGCCCGCAGGCGCTGACCCTGGCGACAACGATCAAACTCGCCCGCGCCCTGTGGATCGTCCCGGTGGCGTTTTTCATCGCGCACCTGGAAAACCGCCAGAACCGTGCCGACAACCGCGAACCCGCTTCGGGCACAGCGGCCGGGAGCAAGTTCCCGTGGTTCATCCTCGGCTTTATCGCGCTGGCCGCCCTGCGTTGGACGCTGCCGGGGTTCGCGCCCGCCGGAGACTGGATCGCGCTGGCCGGACGCCATTGCCTGAGCGCCTCACTCTTTCTCATCGGCGCGGGCCTGAGCCCGCTCGCCCTGCGCAAAGTCGGCTGGTCCCCCGCGCTGCTCGGCCTCGGCATCTGGATACCCACCGCCGCCATCGCCCTGCTCTTCGCTGTGCTCTGGAAATGA
- the xerD gene encoding site-specific tyrosine recombinase XerD, with protein sequence MPTKAPFVSDPVVDDFLLYLQTERGLSANTVEAYGNDLAHAWDYLKAQGVGDWSGVDREHLEGWLSELSKLDYEPATVARKLSALRMFAKFLVRERVCAKDFCELLDTPKLHRKLPGTLSANEVERLLDAPDEESPQGIRDRAMLELMYSSGLRVSELCELPLQAVDLDHGFVRIFGKGSKERIVPVGSKAIEALERYLSVARPKLVKPRTGSDLFLSQWGRALSRKTFWVNLRQHAATAGITKPVKPHLLRHSFATHLLENGADLRAIQEMLGHADISTTQIYTAVKTESLATQHAQFHPRRKQVRE encoded by the coding sequence ATGCCGACGAAAGCCCCGTTCGTGAGCGACCCGGTGGTCGATGACTTTCTGCTCTACCTGCAGACTGAGCGCGGCTTGTCGGCCAACACGGTGGAGGCCTACGGCAACGACCTCGCGCACGCCTGGGATTACCTCAAAGCACAGGGCGTGGGGGACTGGTCGGGGGTGGACCGGGAACACCTGGAGGGGTGGTTGAGCGAACTCTCGAAGCTCGACTACGAGCCGGCCACCGTCGCCCGCAAGCTCTCGGCACTGCGCATGTTCGCCAAATTCCTCGTACGCGAACGCGTCTGCGCGAAGGACTTCTGCGAACTGCTGGACACGCCCAAGCTGCACCGCAAGCTCCCCGGCACGCTCAGTGCCAACGAGGTCGAGCGCCTGCTCGACGCCCCCGACGAAGAGAGCCCGCAGGGCATCCGCGACCGCGCCATGCTGGAGCTGATGTACTCCAGCGGGCTTCGCGTTTCCGAACTATGCGAGTTACCCTTGCAGGCGGTGGACCTCGACCACGGCTTTGTGCGCATCTTCGGCAAGGGTTCAAAGGAGCGCATCGTGCCCGTCGGCTCCAAAGCCATTGAGGCCCTCGAACGCTACCTCTCCGTGGCCCGGCCGAAGCTGGTCAAACCCCGCACCGGGAGCGACCTTTTTCTTAGCCAGTGGGGGCGCGCCCTCTCGCGGAAAACCTTCTGGGTCAACCTGCGCCAACACGCCGCCACCGCCGGGATCACCAAGCCCGTCAAACCCCACCTGCTGCGCCACTCCTTCGCCACCCACCTGCTCGAAAACGGGGCCGACCTGCGCGCCATCCAGGAAATGCTCGGCCACGCCGACATCTCCACCACCCAGATTTACACCGCCGTCAAAACCGAATCCCTCGCCACCCAGCACGCCCAGTTCCACCCCCGCCGCAAGCAGGTGCGCGAGTGA